One region of Drosophila teissieri strain GT53w chromosome 2L, Prin_Dtei_1.1, whole genome shotgun sequence genomic DNA includes:
- the LOC122619557 gene encoding uncharacterized protein LOC122619557 isoform X2 produces MFFRRVLDSARNLSPQKSTPESPTVQYYSEDSESVAYVSGAVDSEVKDSNNNQSVVGAGAPLPAIMKIQRRAEAPIGAVQLTPLWEHILRTRRLPETIFPSAMYAEFHERLQDPEWQVRQHALRVLVDVLVVMQDEADGHMEREQLIGLLVENLGHQAPTVRKGALDCLRVYLAETAIPETIMLAILDAGLTKQAPADSEHMGRLSCGVLLSVPALLQSTMHTAQRHRIVHSTLERVAAHMDQLVQQEITLKVLSKIRELLGVHEFEAIMSDVGRGDTLTKYYQLCQVYGVSGKPKTGGEGKTGAWRALPRDQGWRNSSAVQSLDTALQAPSAPNCSDMGKVIMETEIKINDDTVTMRILEADTETEESDSPTRIFSNEEDGTDLICHPLSSSGNSHQESNTGAGIVKVISDSELDEPLIQAGSVSEPSTPSRGLKRVTFGGEIVKMRTPDSDAASSTNNSRSPTQTNQSVTASTSEDAATSILASSEEKSALLRPASDKRTTALVVEIPLDNTKPLPQVRSFCPHPPRQQSNVPSEPPPSSPRNRQENEARPSPSPSSPGFRSRSASPTGSNSISPKVPHKQIEVLHNLQRDPSPRSQRRSEDMDGCGNGNGDGKALPAAGNPSSSPTHPLTRRTRSASTMSPVSPATPKSWEDLDIVNLKTLMDLRSGDWRNRLMGIAQLELALSSSSNLALVQPYLDSLLRTLLSSERHFEVAELKRELLVNLISRLPLDNLEERTPQILSGLCRQGNAGANRVCKALMQRLPAGTIVAKLTSPEFLHAKSSKFRDHALQMSIFALMTFPGTCFDISLLTTQAVYSLLNRKRRVRQAALEVLAVLADISSIKEVLAIVLETTDGVELGPMVLEATSVRLSRLQLPIVTPDSGVLFVFNQTDQPGARRFGADVDWIHQGEGSASPNTIKRRRMRAASSQRDVLGGAEAKHKNDPFPSFSQVNESLHRHSFHSPPETLDLASPINDFSQRLSFGAKTNAGNQSFIERRFLAKACSDTSMDGRSTDSTTTTCSSGSATDSFIQLTSRTGGRLAGPNSRFPTMNQHTDFVNNFMRSMQRSSKSYSVEGPAYPKVSYSIPKAQQMLRKKFQHKDSFTKLGDEPPGQGFESSKFNESQRRKSTGIPTDHLESVDPKCADATKNSDTAVNGMTNGSPISASSTSYSQKSTASAKSSVSQNEMGKRPFSSTGVWNDSKVEVLNGEQNPIEAFGELVVDGIEVQAETEPTAPEELHKLNGSLNSLHSKTESIKTQLEDTTPQLSRAQSVKSLLIEEDIESSNSFVVVEEGQNELESIPAENKEVVPSQEELVTPATATKSENHTFGPKMVPIHDEIVIHSRSISLDSLFGARPASKQGSMDTSTSTADNTSQTGSQVGTISVPVKAHHTPLKHKSKTSYFLRAQRRVSPAKQAIKMSQAELFPQNMVRFDRPREALLKTFDQLDSSNWEVNMTGLKSMVRLIRYHADTLDNQMHMTCIQLTRSVRNLRSQVARASCQAAAELFSLKSTSLQQECDDLVCALLHRTADTNRFLRADATRALESMVDHAQPQKILNILATKGAQHQNALVRTTSAKLLFRLAERLGSDRIYAMGRESRDKFFVVGANLLLEGSLETRSYAKSLFRALSEHHNYQRLLLEVIPPRTYRNVEKTLRSITR; encoded by the exons ATGTTCTTCCGGCGCGTTTTGGACAGCGCCAGAAATCTTTCGCCCCAAAAGTCGACCCCGGAAAGTCCGACAGTGCAATATTACAGCGAGGACAGTGAGAGTGTCGCATATGTGAGTGGTGCCGTCGACAGTGAAGTCAAGGACAGCAATAACAACCAGTCAGTAGTCGGAGCGGGTGCTCCACTGCCTGCCATCATGAAAATTCAGCGCCGAGCGGAAGCACCAATCGGTGCAGTGCAACTAACACCGCTGTGGGAGCACATACTCCGCACCCGCCGCCTGCCGGAAACGATTTTCCCCAGCGCCATGTACGCGGAGTTCCATGAGCGCCTGCAGGACCCGGAGTGGCAGGTAAGGCAGCACGCCCTGCGAGTCCTCGTCGACGTCCTGGTGGTGATGCAAGACGAGGCCGATGGCCACATGGAGCGGGAGCAGCTCATTGGCCTGCTGGTCGAAAACCTTGGTCACCAGGCACCCACCGTGCGCAAAGGAGCTCTCGACTGCTTGCGTGTCTACCTCGCCGAAACCGCAATCCCGGAGACGATTATGCTGGCAATCCTAGATGCAGGCCTGACGAAGCAGGCGCCTGCGGACTCGGAGCACATGGGTCGTCTCAGCTGCGGCGTCCTGCTGTCCGTGCCAGCCCTTCTGCAATCAACCATGCACACGGCGCAAAGACACCGCATTGTGCACAGCACTCTGGAGCGAGTGGCCGCACACATGGATCAACTGGTGCAGCAGGAAATTACCCTGAAAGTCTTGAGCAAGATCAGAGAGCTCTTGGGAGTTCACGAGTTCGAAGCCATCATGAGCGATGTGGGTCGTGGCGACACGCTGACTAAGTACTATCAACTGTGCCAGGTTTACGGGGTCTCTGGAAAACCGAAGACAGGCGGCGAGGGGAAAACGGGCGCCTGGCGCGCCCTACCACGTGATCAGGGATGGAGGAACAGCAGTGCCGTGCAGAGCCTGGACACCGCGCTCCAAGCACCGTCTGCTCCAAACTGCTCGGACATGGGGAAGGTCATTATGGAAACAGAAATCAAGATCAACGACGACACAGTGACCATGCGGATCCTGGAGGCGGACACCGAGACCGAAGAGTCCGATAGTCCAACCAGGATTTTCTCAAATGAAGAAGATGGGACGGACTTGATTTGCCACCCCCTTTCGTCCAGTGGCAACAGCCACCAAGAGTCCAATACAGGGGCGGGCATCGTGAAAGTTATAAGTGATTCGGAGTTGGACGAGCCGCTCATCCAGGCAGGCAGTGTTTCCGAGCCGAGTACTCCGTCTCGGGGATTGAAGCGAGTAACCTTCGGGGGTGAGATCGTTAAGATGCGAACTCCTGACAGCGACGCAGCCTCCTCTACGAACAATTCCCGAAGTCCCACCCAGACCAATCAGAGTGTCACTGCTTCGACCTCGGAAGATGCAGCGACCTCCATCCTGGCCTCATCAGAGGAGAAGTCCGCCCTCTTAAGACCCGCTAGCGACAAGCGGACAACGGCACTCGTGGTGGAGATCCCCTTGGACAATACCAAGCCACTGCCTCAAGTCCGATCATTTTGCCCGCACCCACCCCGGCAACAGAGCAATGTTCCCAGTGAGCCGCCTCCGAGCAGTCCCCGCAATCGACAGGAGAACGAAGCGCGGCCGTCGCCATCGCCTAGTTCTCCCGGGTTTCGCAGCCGCAGCGCCAGTCCAACGGgaagcaacagcatcagccCGAAAGTGCCGCACAAGCAAATCGAGGTTCTGCACAATTTGCAGCGGGATCCGTCACCGCGTTCCCAGCGCCGCTCGGAAGACATGGATGGatgtgggaatgggaatggggatggtaAAGCCCTTCCTGCAGCAGGAAATCCCTCTTCCTCACCCACTCATCCGCTCACTAGGCGAACAAGATCGGCCTCTACGATGTCTCCGGTGTCACCGGCCACGCCCAAGTCTTGGGAGGATCTGGACATTGTCAACTTGAAGACGCTCATGGACTTGCGATCTGGG GATTGGCGCAATCGTCTAATGGGCATCGCGCAACTGGAGCTGGCCCTAAGCTCGTCGAGCAACCTGGCCTTGGTCCAACCGTATCTGGATAGTCTGCTTCGCACCCTCCTCTCATCGGAGCGTCACTTCGAGGTTGCCGAGCTGAAGCGGGAGCTGCTGGTGAACCTAATCTCCCGCCTGCCGTTGGACAACTTGGAGGAGCGCACACCACAAATCTTGTCGGGACTCTGTCGCCAGGGCAACGCTGGAGCCAACCGGGTGTGCAAGGCCCTGATGCAGCGCCTTCCCGCGGGAACCATAGTGGCTAAGCTGACCTCCCCAGAGTTCCTCCATGCGAAGAGTTCAAAG TTCCGGGACCACGCTCTTCAAATGTCCATTTTTGCACTGATGACCTTCCCGGGCACCTGCTTCGACATCAGCCTGTTGACGACCCAGGCCGTCTACTCCCTCCTCAACCGCAAGCGACGTGTGCGGCAGGCGGCTCTGGAGGTGCTAGCGGTCCTGGCCGATATCTCGTCCATCAAGGAGGTCCTAGCCATTGTTCTGGAGACGACCGACGGCGTGGAGCTTGGGCCCATGGTGCTGGAGGCGACTAGTGTGCGGCTATCGCGCTTACAGCTGCCCATCGTCACGCCCGACAGCGGCGTGCTCTTCGTCTTCAACCAGACTGATCAACCTGGAGCAAGGCGTTTTGGCGCTGATGTGGACTGGATCCATCAGGGTGAGGGCTCCGCCTCTCCCAACACAATTAAGAGGCGTCGCATGCGGGCTGCCAGCAGCCAGCGCGATGTACTTGGGGGCGCGGAAGCGAAGCACAAGAATGATCCATTCCCTAG TTTCAGCCAGGTAAACGAGAGTCTGCATCGCCATTCCTTCCACTCTCCGCCGGAAACGTTGGACTTGGCTAGCCCCATTAAT GACTTTTCGCAGAGATTAAGTTTTGGCGCTAAGACTAATGCTG GAAATCAATCGTTTATTGAACGCCGCTTCTTGGCCAAGGCGTGCTCTGATACTTCCATGGACGGCCGAAGCACAgacagcaccaccaccacctgcaGCAGTGGAAGCGCCACAGACAGCTTCATACAGCTCACTTCCCGCACCGGCGGTCGCCTTGCCGGACCGAACTCGAG ATTCCCCACCATGAACCAGCATACGGACTTCGTCAACAACTTTATGCGCAGCATGCAGCGCAGCTCCAAGTCCTACTCCGTGGAGGGACCCGCCTACCCGAAGGTCAGCTACTCGATCCCAAAGGCCCAGCAGATGCTGCGCAAGAAGTTCCAGCACAAGGATTCCTTCACAAAGCTGGGGGACGAACCACCGGGTCAAG GCTTCGAAAGTAGCAAATTTAACGAATCCCAGAGGAGGAAATCAACCGGCATTCCCACAGACCACTTGGAATCAGTGGACCCCAAGTGCGCCGACGCCACAAA GAATTCCGACACAGCAGTAAATGGTATGACGAATGGCTCCCCCATTTCCGCAAGTTCCACTAGCTATTCGCAAAAGTCAACCGCCTCGGCGAAGTCGAGCGTAAGCCAAAACGAGATGGGCAAGCGACCATTCTCATCCACTGGCGTTTGGAACGACAGCAAGGTGGAAGTGCTGAACGGGGAGCAGAATCCCATCGAAGCTTTCGGGGAATTGGTGGTGGACGGCATTGAGGTCCAGGCGGAAACAGAACCTACTGCCCCTGAGGAGCTGCACAAGCTCAATGGAAGCCTGAATAGCCTGCACAGCAAAACGGAGAGCATCAAAACTCAGCTGGAGGACACTACGCCGCAGCTTTCGAGGGCTCAGTCAGTGAAGTCGCTGCTCATCGAGGAGGACATTGAGAGCAGCAATAGTTTCGTCGTAGTTGAAGAAGGGCAGAACGAGCTGGAGTCAATCCCAGCGGAGAACAAGGAGGTGGTGCCATCGCAGGAAGAGCTAGTAACACCGGCAACAGCTACAAAGTCTGAAAATCATACTTTTGGTCCCAAGATGGTTCCCATTCACGACGAAATAGTGATCCATTCACGTAGCATTTCACTGGACTCTCTCTTTGGGGCGCGGCCGGCTTCAAAGCAGGGATCTATGGACACAAGCACGAGCACTGCGGACAACACCTCACAAACTGGTTCTCAAGTGGGAACAATTAGTGTCCCTGTGAAAGCTCATCACACGCCGCTTAAACACAAGTCCAAAACTTCGTATTTCCTGCGGGCACAACGGCGAGTCTCGCCTGCAAAGCAGGCCATCAAAATGTCGCAGGCAGAGCTCTTCCCGCAGAATATGGTGCGGTTTGATAGACCTCGTGAGGCCCTGCTCAAAACCTTTGACCAGTTGGACTCCAGCAATTGGGAAGTCAACATGACCGGCTTAAAGAGCATGGTTCGATTGATCCGCTACCATGCCGACACATTGGACAATCAGATGCACATGACCTGCATCCAGCTCACCCGCTCAGTCCGAAACCTGCGCTCCCAAGTAGCTCGAGCTTCCTGCCAAGCGGCTGCGGAGTTGTTCTCGCTGAAGTCCACCAGCCTCCAGCAGGAGTGCGACGACTTGGTATGTGCCCTTCTGCACCGCACCGCCGACACGAACAGGTTTCTCCGCGCCGACGCCACTCGAGCCCTGGAGTCGATGGTGGACCATGCTCAGCCGCAGAAGATTCTAAACATCCTGGCGACGAAAGGAGCCCAGCACCAGAACGCCCTGGTGCGCACGACATCGGCAAAGCTGCTCTTCAGACTAGCCGAGCGACTGGGCAGTGACCGGATCTACGCAATGGGACGCGAGAGCCGCGACAAGTTTTTTGTGGTGGGGGCGAATCTCCTGCTCGAAGGCAGTCTAGAGACCCGCAGCTACGCGAAGTCCTTGTTCCGGGCTCTATCCGAGCATCATAATTATCAGCGGCTGCTTTTGGAGGTGATACCGCCACGCACCTACAGAAATGTGGAAAAGACGCTTCGGAGCATCACACGTTGA
- the LOC122619557 gene encoding uncharacterized protein LOC122619557 isoform X1 — translation MFFRRVLDSARNLSPQKSTPESPTVQYYSEDSESVAYVSGAVDSEVKDSNNNQSVVGAGAPLPAIMKIQRRAEAPIGAVQLTPLWEHILRTRRLPETIFPSAMYAEFHERLQDPEWQVRQHALRVLVDVLVVMQDEADGHMEREQLIGLLVENLGHQAPTVRKGALDCLRVYLAETAIPETIMLAILDAGLTKQAPADSEHMGRLSCGVLLSVPALLQSTMHTAQRHRIVHSTLERVAAHMDQLVQQEITLKVLSKIRELLGVHEFEAIMSDVGRGDTLTKYYQLCQVYGVSGKPKTGGEGKTGAWRALPRDQGWRNSSAVQSLDTALQAPSAPNCSDMGKVIMETEIKINDDTVTMRILEADTETEESDSPTRIFSNEEDGTDLICHPLSSSGNSHQESNTGAGIVKVISDSELDEPLIQAGSVSEPSTPSRGLKRVTFGGEIVKMRTPDSDAASSTNNSRSPTQTNQSVTASTSEDAATSILASSEEKSALLRPASDKRTTALVVEIPLDNTKPLPQVRSFCPHPPRQQSNVPSEPPPSSPRNRQENEARPSPSPSSPGFRSRSASPTGSNSISPKVPHKQIEVLHNLQRDPSPRSQRRSEDMDGCGNGNGDGKALPAAGNPSSSPTHPLTRRTRSASTMSPVSPATPKSWEDLDIVNLKTLMDLRSGDWRNRLMGIAQLELALSSSSNLALVQPYLDSLLRTLLSSERHFEVAELKRELLVNLISRLPLDNLEERTPQILSGLCRQGNAGANRVCKALMQRLPAGTIVAKLTSPEFLHAKSSKFRDHALQMSIFALMTFPGTCFDISLLTTQAVYSLLNRKRRVRQAALEVLAVLADISSIKEVLAIVLETTDGVELGPMVLEATSVRLSRLQLPIVTPDSGVLFVFNQTDQPGARRFGADVDWIHQGEGSASPNTIKRRRMRAASSQRDVLGGAEAKHKNDPFPSFSQVNESLHRHSFHSPPETLDLASPINDFSQRLSFGAKTNAGNQSFIERRFLAKACSDTSMDGRSTDSTTTTCSSGSATDSFIQLTSRTGGRLAGPNSRFPTMNQHTDFVNNFMRSMQRSSKSYSVEGPAYPKVSYSIPKAQQMLRKKFQHKDSFTKLGDEPPGQGFESSKFNESQRRKSTGIPTDHLESVDPKCADATKSVNSDTAVNGMTNGSPISASSTSYSQKSTASAKSSVSQNEMGKRPFSSTGVWNDSKVEVLNGEQNPIEAFGELVVDGIEVQAETEPTAPEELHKLNGSLNSLHSKTESIKTQLEDTTPQLSRAQSVKSLLIEEDIESSNSFVVVEEGQNELESIPAENKEVVPSQEELVTPATATKSENHTFGPKMVPIHDEIVIHSRSISLDSLFGARPASKQGSMDTSTSTADNTSQTGSQVGTISVPVKAHHTPLKHKSKTSYFLRAQRRVSPAKQAIKMSQAELFPQNMVRFDRPREALLKTFDQLDSSNWEVNMTGLKSMVRLIRYHADTLDNQMHMTCIQLTRSVRNLRSQVARASCQAAAELFSLKSTSLQQECDDLVCALLHRTADTNRFLRADATRALESMVDHAQPQKILNILATKGAQHQNALVRTTSAKLLFRLAERLGSDRIYAMGRESRDKFFVVGANLLLEGSLETRSYAKSLFRALSEHHNYQRLLLEVIPPRTYRNVEKTLRSITR, via the exons ATGTTCTTCCGGCGCGTTTTGGACAGCGCCAGAAATCTTTCGCCCCAAAAGTCGACCCCGGAAAGTCCGACAGTGCAATATTACAGCGAGGACAGTGAGAGTGTCGCATATGTGAGTGGTGCCGTCGACAGTGAAGTCAAGGACAGCAATAACAACCAGTCAGTAGTCGGAGCGGGTGCTCCACTGCCTGCCATCATGAAAATTCAGCGCCGAGCGGAAGCACCAATCGGTGCAGTGCAACTAACACCGCTGTGGGAGCACATACTCCGCACCCGCCGCCTGCCGGAAACGATTTTCCCCAGCGCCATGTACGCGGAGTTCCATGAGCGCCTGCAGGACCCGGAGTGGCAGGTAAGGCAGCACGCCCTGCGAGTCCTCGTCGACGTCCTGGTGGTGATGCAAGACGAGGCCGATGGCCACATGGAGCGGGAGCAGCTCATTGGCCTGCTGGTCGAAAACCTTGGTCACCAGGCACCCACCGTGCGCAAAGGAGCTCTCGACTGCTTGCGTGTCTACCTCGCCGAAACCGCAATCCCGGAGACGATTATGCTGGCAATCCTAGATGCAGGCCTGACGAAGCAGGCGCCTGCGGACTCGGAGCACATGGGTCGTCTCAGCTGCGGCGTCCTGCTGTCCGTGCCAGCCCTTCTGCAATCAACCATGCACACGGCGCAAAGACACCGCATTGTGCACAGCACTCTGGAGCGAGTGGCCGCACACATGGATCAACTGGTGCAGCAGGAAATTACCCTGAAAGTCTTGAGCAAGATCAGAGAGCTCTTGGGAGTTCACGAGTTCGAAGCCATCATGAGCGATGTGGGTCGTGGCGACACGCTGACTAAGTACTATCAACTGTGCCAGGTTTACGGGGTCTCTGGAAAACCGAAGACAGGCGGCGAGGGGAAAACGGGCGCCTGGCGCGCCCTACCACGTGATCAGGGATGGAGGAACAGCAGTGCCGTGCAGAGCCTGGACACCGCGCTCCAAGCACCGTCTGCTCCAAACTGCTCGGACATGGGGAAGGTCATTATGGAAACAGAAATCAAGATCAACGACGACACAGTGACCATGCGGATCCTGGAGGCGGACACCGAGACCGAAGAGTCCGATAGTCCAACCAGGATTTTCTCAAATGAAGAAGATGGGACGGACTTGATTTGCCACCCCCTTTCGTCCAGTGGCAACAGCCACCAAGAGTCCAATACAGGGGCGGGCATCGTGAAAGTTATAAGTGATTCGGAGTTGGACGAGCCGCTCATCCAGGCAGGCAGTGTTTCCGAGCCGAGTACTCCGTCTCGGGGATTGAAGCGAGTAACCTTCGGGGGTGAGATCGTTAAGATGCGAACTCCTGACAGCGACGCAGCCTCCTCTACGAACAATTCCCGAAGTCCCACCCAGACCAATCAGAGTGTCACTGCTTCGACCTCGGAAGATGCAGCGACCTCCATCCTGGCCTCATCAGAGGAGAAGTCCGCCCTCTTAAGACCCGCTAGCGACAAGCGGACAACGGCACTCGTGGTGGAGATCCCCTTGGACAATACCAAGCCACTGCCTCAAGTCCGATCATTTTGCCCGCACCCACCCCGGCAACAGAGCAATGTTCCCAGTGAGCCGCCTCCGAGCAGTCCCCGCAATCGACAGGAGAACGAAGCGCGGCCGTCGCCATCGCCTAGTTCTCCCGGGTTTCGCAGCCGCAGCGCCAGTCCAACGGgaagcaacagcatcagccCGAAAGTGCCGCACAAGCAAATCGAGGTTCTGCACAATTTGCAGCGGGATCCGTCACCGCGTTCCCAGCGCCGCTCGGAAGACATGGATGGatgtgggaatgggaatggggatggtaAAGCCCTTCCTGCAGCAGGAAATCCCTCTTCCTCACCCACTCATCCGCTCACTAGGCGAACAAGATCGGCCTCTACGATGTCTCCGGTGTCACCGGCCACGCCCAAGTCTTGGGAGGATCTGGACATTGTCAACTTGAAGACGCTCATGGACTTGCGATCTGGG GATTGGCGCAATCGTCTAATGGGCATCGCGCAACTGGAGCTGGCCCTAAGCTCGTCGAGCAACCTGGCCTTGGTCCAACCGTATCTGGATAGTCTGCTTCGCACCCTCCTCTCATCGGAGCGTCACTTCGAGGTTGCCGAGCTGAAGCGGGAGCTGCTGGTGAACCTAATCTCCCGCCTGCCGTTGGACAACTTGGAGGAGCGCACACCACAAATCTTGTCGGGACTCTGTCGCCAGGGCAACGCTGGAGCCAACCGGGTGTGCAAGGCCCTGATGCAGCGCCTTCCCGCGGGAACCATAGTGGCTAAGCTGACCTCCCCAGAGTTCCTCCATGCGAAGAGTTCAAAG TTCCGGGACCACGCTCTTCAAATGTCCATTTTTGCACTGATGACCTTCCCGGGCACCTGCTTCGACATCAGCCTGTTGACGACCCAGGCCGTCTACTCCCTCCTCAACCGCAAGCGACGTGTGCGGCAGGCGGCTCTGGAGGTGCTAGCGGTCCTGGCCGATATCTCGTCCATCAAGGAGGTCCTAGCCATTGTTCTGGAGACGACCGACGGCGTGGAGCTTGGGCCCATGGTGCTGGAGGCGACTAGTGTGCGGCTATCGCGCTTACAGCTGCCCATCGTCACGCCCGACAGCGGCGTGCTCTTCGTCTTCAACCAGACTGATCAACCTGGAGCAAGGCGTTTTGGCGCTGATGTGGACTGGATCCATCAGGGTGAGGGCTCCGCCTCTCCCAACACAATTAAGAGGCGTCGCATGCGGGCTGCCAGCAGCCAGCGCGATGTACTTGGGGGCGCGGAAGCGAAGCACAAGAATGATCCATTCCCTAG TTTCAGCCAGGTAAACGAGAGTCTGCATCGCCATTCCTTCCACTCTCCGCCGGAAACGTTGGACTTGGCTAGCCCCATTAAT GACTTTTCGCAGAGATTAAGTTTTGGCGCTAAGACTAATGCTG GAAATCAATCGTTTATTGAACGCCGCTTCTTGGCCAAGGCGTGCTCTGATACTTCCATGGACGGCCGAAGCACAgacagcaccaccaccacctgcaGCAGTGGAAGCGCCACAGACAGCTTCATACAGCTCACTTCCCGCACCGGCGGTCGCCTTGCCGGACCGAACTCGAG ATTCCCCACCATGAACCAGCATACGGACTTCGTCAACAACTTTATGCGCAGCATGCAGCGCAGCTCCAAGTCCTACTCCGTGGAGGGACCCGCCTACCCGAAGGTCAGCTACTCGATCCCAAAGGCCCAGCAGATGCTGCGCAAGAAGTTCCAGCACAAGGATTCCTTCACAAAGCTGGGGGACGAACCACCGGGTCAAG GCTTCGAAAGTAGCAAATTTAACGAATCCCAGAGGAGGAAATCAACCGGCATTCCCACAGACCACTTGGAATCAGTGGACCCCAAGTGCGCCGACGCCACAAAGTCAGT GAATTCCGACACAGCAGTAAATGGTATGACGAATGGCTCCCCCATTTCCGCAAGTTCCACTAGCTATTCGCAAAAGTCAACCGCCTCGGCGAAGTCGAGCGTAAGCCAAAACGAGATGGGCAAGCGACCATTCTCATCCACTGGCGTTTGGAACGACAGCAAGGTGGAAGTGCTGAACGGGGAGCAGAATCCCATCGAAGCTTTCGGGGAATTGGTGGTGGACGGCATTGAGGTCCAGGCGGAAACAGAACCTACTGCCCCTGAGGAGCTGCACAAGCTCAATGGAAGCCTGAATAGCCTGCACAGCAAAACGGAGAGCATCAAAACTCAGCTGGAGGACACTACGCCGCAGCTTTCGAGGGCTCAGTCAGTGAAGTCGCTGCTCATCGAGGAGGACATTGAGAGCAGCAATAGTTTCGTCGTAGTTGAAGAAGGGCAGAACGAGCTGGAGTCAATCCCAGCGGAGAACAAGGAGGTGGTGCCATCGCAGGAAGAGCTAGTAACACCGGCAACAGCTACAAAGTCTGAAAATCATACTTTTGGTCCCAAGATGGTTCCCATTCACGACGAAATAGTGATCCATTCACGTAGCATTTCACTGGACTCTCTCTTTGGGGCGCGGCCGGCTTCAAAGCAGGGATCTATGGACACAAGCACGAGCACTGCGGACAACACCTCACAAACTGGTTCTCAAGTGGGAACAATTAGTGTCCCTGTGAAAGCTCATCACACGCCGCTTAAACACAAGTCCAAAACTTCGTATTTCCTGCGGGCACAACGGCGAGTCTCGCCTGCAAAGCAGGCCATCAAAATGTCGCAGGCAGAGCTCTTCCCGCAGAATATGGTGCGGTTTGATAGACCTCGTGAGGCCCTGCTCAAAACCTTTGACCAGTTGGACTCCAGCAATTGGGAAGTCAACATGACCGGCTTAAAGAGCATGGTTCGATTGATCCGCTACCATGCCGACACATTGGACAATCAGATGCACATGACCTGCATCCAGCTCACCCGCTCAGTCCGAAACCTGCGCTCCCAAGTAGCTCGAGCTTCCTGCCAAGCGGCTGCGGAGTTGTTCTCGCTGAAGTCCACCAGCCTCCAGCAGGAGTGCGACGACTTGGTATGTGCCCTTCTGCACCGCACCGCCGACACGAACAGGTTTCTCCGCGCCGACGCCACTCGAGCCCTGGAGTCGATGGTGGACCATGCTCAGCCGCAGAAGATTCTAAACATCCTGGCGACGAAAGGAGCCCAGCACCAGAACGCCCTGGTGCGCACGACATCGGCAAAGCTGCTCTTCAGACTAGCCGAGCGACTGGGCAGTGACCGGATCTACGCAATGGGACGCGAGAGCCGCGACAAGTTTTTTGTGGTGGGGGCGAATCTCCTGCTCGAAGGCAGTCTAGAGACCCGCAGCTACGCGAAGTCCTTGTTCCGGGCTCTATCCGAGCATCATAATTATCAGCGGCTGCTTTTGGAGGTGATACCGCCACGCACCTACAGAAATGTGGAAAAGACGCTTCGGAGCATCACACGTTGA